In one Pelecanus crispus isolate bPelCri1 chromosome 12, bPelCri1.pri, whole genome shotgun sequence genomic region, the following are encoded:
- the CTNS gene encoding cystinosin isoform X3, whose amino-acid sequence MRMQYLLPALLYLSPVLLGPGGTNGQDVYITKENGVVVLSVPEVVSLESGSSANVTVSLRAPLNETLVITLNITHSSKHSTIVELPDEVQLPAGHTKADFQVKADDVGQVTVYLYIINSNITGPRIQFQVIHSIIVRYADEVIGWIYFLAWSISFYPQLFENWRRKSVVGLSFDFIALNLTGFIAYSMFNVGLFWIPLIKEEFLVSYPSGVNPVAINDVFFSLHAVALTLLTIIQCCIYERAGQKVSKVVVGLLALAWIFTFTTLFLAAAEEMTWLQFLFCFSYIKLAVTLIKYFPQAYMNFRRKSTEGWSIGNVLLDFTGGSFSLLQMFLQSYNNDQWKLIFGDPTKFGLGVFSIIFDIVFMVQHYCLYRRQGYEPCE is encoded by the exons ATGAGGATGCAATacctgctccctgctctgctgtacctgtctcctgtgctgctggggccTGGTG GTACCAATGGACAAGATGTCTATATCACAAAAGAGA atgGAGTCGTCGTATTATCTGTCCCTGAAGTGGTTTCATTAGAAAGTGGAAGTTCAGCAAACGTCACTGTCTCTTTGAG GGCTCCACTGAATGAGACACTGGTGATAACTCTTAATATTACACACtcatcaaaacacagcaccattGTTGAGCTGCCTGATGAA GTACAATTGCCTGCAGGTCACACTAAAGCAGACTTCCAAGTGAAAGCAGATGATGTTGGACAAGTAACAGTTTATCTTTATATCATTAATTCCAACATAACTGG ACCTAGGATTCAATTTCAAGTGATTCATAGCATCATAGTGAGATACGCTGATGAGGTGATCGGCTGGATCTATTTCCTCGCCTGGTCTATCTCCTTTTACCCTCAACTCTTCGAGAACTGGCGACGAAAAAG TGTTGTTGGGCTAAGCTTTGACTTTATAGCATTAAACCTTACTGGCTTTATAGCATACAGTATGTTTAATGTTGGACTTTTCTGGATTCCCTTGATTAAG GAGGAGTTCTTAGTCAGTTACCCCAGTGGGGTGAACCCTGTGGCTATCAATGATGTTTTCTTCAGTCTCCACGCAGTAGCTCTCACTCTGCTCACCATAATTCAGTGCTGCATCTACGAG agagCGGGTCAGAAAGTATCCAAAGTTGTTGTTGGACTACTGGCACTTGCATGGATCTTCACATTTACAACACTGTTTCttgctgcagctgaggaaatgaCATGGCTACAGTTCTTATTCTGCTTCTCTTACATTAAGTTAGCAGTCAcactgataaaatattttccacag GCATACATGAACTTCCGTCGAAAGAGTACTGAGGGATGGAGTATTGGAAATGTATTACTAGACTTCACTGGTGGAAGCTTCAGCCTTCTCCAGATGTTTTTGCAGTCATACAACAATG ATCAGTGGAAGTTGATCTTTGGAGATCCAACCAAGTTTGGCCTGGGTGTCTTCTCCATCATCTTTGATATTGTTTTTATGGTCCAGCACTACTGCCTTTATAGGAGACAAGGGTATGAACCTTGTGAATAA
- the TAX1BP3 gene encoding tax1-binding protein 3 isoform X1, protein MSYVPGQPVTAVVQRIEIHKLRQGDNLILGFSIGGGIDQDPTQNPFSEDKTDKGIYVTRVTEGGPAEVAGLQIGDKIMQVNGWDMTMVTHDQARKRLTKRNEEVVRLLVTRQSLQKAVQQSMMS, encoded by the exons atGTCGTACGTGCCGGGGCAGCCGGTCACCGCCGTGGTG caAAGAATTGAAATACATAAGCTTCGTCAAGGTGACAATTTGATACTGGGATTCAGCATTGGAGGTGGCATTGATCAGGATCCTACTCAGAATCCTTTCTCTGAAGACAAGACCGACAAG ggTATCTATGTAACAAGGGTGACAGAAGGAGGCCCAGCAGAAGTTGCAGGACTTCAGATTGGAGATAAGATCATGCAG gtgaATGGCTGGGATATGACAATGGTGACCCATGACCAAGCTAGGAAGAGGCTGACAAAAAGGAACGAAGAAGTGGTACGGCTGCTGGTGACCAGGCAATCTCTGCAGAAGGCTGTGCAACAATCCATGATGTCCTAA
- the CTNS gene encoding cystinosin isoform X4: MKPRIQFQVIHSIIVRYADEVIGWIYFLAWSISFYPQLFENWRRKSVVGLSFDFIALNLTGFIAYSMFNVGLFWIPLIKEEFLVSYPSGVNPVAINDVFFSLHAVALTLLTIIQCCIYERAGQKVSKVVVGLLALAWIFTFTTLFLAAAEEMTWLQFLFCFSYIKLAVTLIKYFPQAYMNFRRKSTEGWSIGNVLLDFTGGSFSLLQMFLQSYNNDQWKLIFGDPTKFGLGVFSIIFDIVFMVQHYCLYRRQGYEPCE, translated from the exons ATGAA ACCTAGGATTCAATTTCAAGTGATTCATAGCATCATAGTGAGATACGCTGATGAGGTGATCGGCTGGATCTATTTCCTCGCCTGGTCTATCTCCTTTTACCCTCAACTCTTCGAGAACTGGCGACGAAAAAG TGTTGTTGGGCTAAGCTTTGACTTTATAGCATTAAACCTTACTGGCTTTATAGCATACAGTATGTTTAATGTTGGACTTTTCTGGATTCCCTTGATTAAG GAGGAGTTCTTAGTCAGTTACCCCAGTGGGGTGAACCCTGTGGCTATCAATGATGTTTTCTTCAGTCTCCACGCAGTAGCTCTCACTCTGCTCACCATAATTCAGTGCTGCATCTACGAG agagCGGGTCAGAAAGTATCCAAAGTTGTTGTTGGACTACTGGCACTTGCATGGATCTTCACATTTACAACACTGTTTCttgctgcagctgaggaaatgaCATGGCTACAGTTCTTATTCTGCTTCTCTTACATTAAGTTAGCAGTCAcactgataaaatattttccacag GCATACATGAACTTCCGTCGAAAGAGTACTGAGGGATGGAGTATTGGAAATGTATTACTAGACTTCACTGGTGGAAGCTTCAGCCTTCTCCAGATGTTTTTGCAGTCATACAACAATG ATCAGTGGAAGTTGATCTTTGGAGATCCAACCAAGTTTGGCCTGGGTGTCTTCTCCATCATCTTTGATATTGTTTTTATGGTCCAGCACTACTGCCTTTATAGGAGACAAGGGTATGAACCTTGTGAATAA
- the CTNS gene encoding cystinosin isoform X1, which yields MRMQYLLPALLYLSPVLLGPGDGVVVLSVPEVVSLESGSSANVTVSLRAPLNETLVITLNITHSSKHSTIVELPDEVQLPAGHTKADFQVKADDVGQVTVYLYIINSNITGPRIQFQVIHSIIVRYADEVIGWIYFLAWSISFYPQLFENWRRKSVVGLSFDFIALNLTGFIAYSMFNVGLFWIPLIKEEFLVSYPSGVNPVAINDVFFSLHAVALTLLTIIQCCIYERAGQKVSKVVVGLLALAWIFTFTTLFLAAAEEMTWLQFLFCFSYIKLAVTLIKYFPQAYMNFRRKSTEGWSIGNVLLDFTGGSFSLLQMFLQSYNNDQWKLIFGDPTKFGLGVFSIIFDIVFMVQHYCLYRRQGYEPCE from the exons ATGAGGATGCAATacctgctccctgctctgctgtacctgtctcctgtgctgctggggccTGGTG atgGAGTCGTCGTATTATCTGTCCCTGAAGTGGTTTCATTAGAAAGTGGAAGTTCAGCAAACGTCACTGTCTCTTTGAG GGCTCCACTGAATGAGACACTGGTGATAACTCTTAATATTACACACtcatcaaaacacagcaccattGTTGAGCTGCCTGATGAA GTACAATTGCCTGCAGGTCACACTAAAGCAGACTTCCAAGTGAAAGCAGATGATGTTGGACAAGTAACAGTTTATCTTTATATCATTAATTCCAACATAACTGG ACCTAGGATTCAATTTCAAGTGATTCATAGCATCATAGTGAGATACGCTGATGAGGTGATCGGCTGGATCTATTTCCTCGCCTGGTCTATCTCCTTTTACCCTCAACTCTTCGAGAACTGGCGACGAAAAAG TGTTGTTGGGCTAAGCTTTGACTTTATAGCATTAAACCTTACTGGCTTTATAGCATACAGTATGTTTAATGTTGGACTTTTCTGGATTCCCTTGATTAAG GAGGAGTTCTTAGTCAGTTACCCCAGTGGGGTGAACCCTGTGGCTATCAATGATGTTTTCTTCAGTCTCCACGCAGTAGCTCTCACTCTGCTCACCATAATTCAGTGCTGCATCTACGAG agagCGGGTCAGAAAGTATCCAAAGTTGTTGTTGGACTACTGGCACTTGCATGGATCTTCACATTTACAACACTGTTTCttgctgcagctgaggaaatgaCATGGCTACAGTTCTTATTCTGCTTCTCTTACATTAAGTTAGCAGTCAcactgataaaatattttccacag GCATACATGAACTTCCGTCGAAAGAGTACTGAGGGATGGAGTATTGGAAATGTATTACTAGACTTCACTGGTGGAAGCTTCAGCCTTCTCCAGATGTTTTTGCAGTCATACAACAATG ATCAGTGGAAGTTGATCTTTGGAGATCCAACCAAGTTTGGCCTGGGTGTCTTCTCCATCATCTTTGATATTGTTTTTATGGTCCAGCACTACTGCCTTTATAGGAGACAAGGGTATGAACCTTGTGAATAA
- the EMC6 gene encoding ER membrane protein complex subunit 6, which produces MAAVVAKREGPQFISEAAVRGNAAILDYCRTSVSALSGATAGILGLTGLHGFIFYFLASVLLSVLLVLKAGRRWNKYFKSRRPLFTGGLIGGLFTYVLFWTFLYGMVHVY; this is translated from the coding sequence ATGGCCGCGGTGGTGGCCAAGCGCGAGGGGCCGCAGTTCATCAGCGAAGCGGCGGTGCGGGGGAACGCCGCCATCCTGGACTACTGCAGGACGTCGGTCTCGGCCCTGTCGGGCGCCACGGCGGGGATCCTCGGCCTGACCGGCCTGCACGGCTTCATCTTCTACTTCCTGGCTTCCGTCCTCCTCTCCGTGCTCTTGGTGTTAAAAGCCGGACGGCGATGGAATAAGTACTTTAAATCCCGAAGGCCGCTTTTCACGGGGGGGCTTATAGGAGGGCTCTTCACATATGTCCTGTTCTGGACTTTCCTGTACGGCATGGTTCATGTCTACTAA
- the CTNS gene encoding cystinosin isoform X2, with amino-acid sequence MRMQYLLPALLYLSPVLLGPDGVVVLSVPEVVSLESGSSANVTVSLRAPLNETLVITLNITHSSKHSTIVELPDEVQLPAGHTKADFQVKADDVGQVTVYLYIINSNITGPRIQFQVIHSIIVRYADEVIGWIYFLAWSISFYPQLFENWRRKSVVGLSFDFIALNLTGFIAYSMFNVGLFWIPLIKEEFLVSYPSGVNPVAINDVFFSLHAVALTLLTIIQCCIYERAGQKVSKVVVGLLALAWIFTFTTLFLAAAEEMTWLQFLFCFSYIKLAVTLIKYFPQAYMNFRRKSTEGWSIGNVLLDFTGGSFSLLQMFLQSYNNDQWKLIFGDPTKFGLGVFSIIFDIVFMVQHYCLYRRQGYEPCE; translated from the exons ATGAGGATGCAATacctgctccctgctctgctgtacctgtctcctgtgctgctggggccTG atgGAGTCGTCGTATTATCTGTCCCTGAAGTGGTTTCATTAGAAAGTGGAAGTTCAGCAAACGTCACTGTCTCTTTGAG GGCTCCACTGAATGAGACACTGGTGATAACTCTTAATATTACACACtcatcaaaacacagcaccattGTTGAGCTGCCTGATGAA GTACAATTGCCTGCAGGTCACACTAAAGCAGACTTCCAAGTGAAAGCAGATGATGTTGGACAAGTAACAGTTTATCTTTATATCATTAATTCCAACATAACTGG ACCTAGGATTCAATTTCAAGTGATTCATAGCATCATAGTGAGATACGCTGATGAGGTGATCGGCTGGATCTATTTCCTCGCCTGGTCTATCTCCTTTTACCCTCAACTCTTCGAGAACTGGCGACGAAAAAG TGTTGTTGGGCTAAGCTTTGACTTTATAGCATTAAACCTTACTGGCTTTATAGCATACAGTATGTTTAATGTTGGACTTTTCTGGATTCCCTTGATTAAG GAGGAGTTCTTAGTCAGTTACCCCAGTGGGGTGAACCCTGTGGCTATCAATGATGTTTTCTTCAGTCTCCACGCAGTAGCTCTCACTCTGCTCACCATAATTCAGTGCTGCATCTACGAG agagCGGGTCAGAAAGTATCCAAAGTTGTTGTTGGACTACTGGCACTTGCATGGATCTTCACATTTACAACACTGTTTCttgctgcagctgaggaaatgaCATGGCTACAGTTCTTATTCTGCTTCTCTTACATTAAGTTAGCAGTCAcactgataaaatattttccacag GCATACATGAACTTCCGTCGAAAGAGTACTGAGGGATGGAGTATTGGAAATGTATTACTAGACTTCACTGGTGGAAGCTTCAGCCTTCTCCAGATGTTTTTGCAGTCATACAACAATG ATCAGTGGAAGTTGATCTTTGGAGATCCAACCAAGTTTGGCCTGGGTGTCTTCTCCATCATCTTTGATATTGTTTTTATGGTCCAGCACTACTGCCTTTATAGGAGACAAGGGTATGAACCTTGTGAATAA
- the TAX1BP3 gene encoding tax1-binding protein 3 isoform X2 — protein MSYVPGQPVTAVVQRIEIHKLRQGDNLILGFSIGGGIDQDPTQNPFSEDKTDKVNGWDMTMVTHDQARKRLTKRNEEVVRLLVTRQSLQKAVQQSMMS, from the exons atGTCGTACGTGCCGGGGCAGCCGGTCACCGCCGTGGTG caAAGAATTGAAATACATAAGCTTCGTCAAGGTGACAATTTGATACTGGGATTCAGCATTGGAGGTGGCATTGATCAGGATCCTACTCAGAATCCTTTCTCTGAAGACAAGACCGACAAG gtgaATGGCTGGGATATGACAATGGTGACCCATGACCAAGCTAGGAAGAGGCTGACAAAAAGGAACGAAGAAGTGGTACGGCTGCTGGTGACCAGGCAATCTCTGCAGAAGGCTGTGCAACAATCCATGATGTCCTAA